From the Deltaproteobacteria bacterium genome, the window TAGCCGTATTCCGGCCAGGTATGAATGGCTAGATGGGACTCTGCAATGACCACGACACCACTCACGCCGTGGGGATTGAATCGGTGGAAAATACTGTCCACTATGGAAGCCCCGCTGACCAGCGCCGCCTCATCCAGCAGACTCTTGATCCTCCCCACATCATTGAGGATGCCATGGTCACATCCATTAAACTCGATCAACAGATGATACCCCAGTGCCCTCACTGTCCATACCCCCTTTCGCCGGACCTCTCCCCTCAGAAGGCGGGAGGAGCCGTAATCCAGAATATCACCGCATCAGAAGGGCCCATATTCTCGATGAAATGGTCCCGGTCAGCCGTAAAATAGAAGCACTCCCCTTCCC encodes:
- the speD gene encoding adenosylmethionine decarboxylase — protein: MRALGYHLLIEFNGCDHGILNDVGRIKSLLDEAALVSGASIVDSIFHRFNPHGVSGVVVIAESHLAIHTWPEYGYAAVDLFTCGETVDPWKAYEFLKKGLKPQSTSTKEILRGESTVVGSGADYGPTAVRVGRTAGKHL